The Kosakonia sacchari SP1 genome includes a window with the following:
- a CDS encoding DUF2756 family protein, which yields MKRLLILAALLPFSAFAQPLNTTNDPHQPGYVIPSQQRMQTQMLNQQQQHQGMLKQQMQTQTQLQQQQLQTQMNNNSQRVRQAQPGELNPGGQQVLPNNGPGMLSGGTTSSGMTQQHMLPQTQNGDMLQSTSPSTTP from the coding sequence ATGAAACGATTACTGATTCTGGCGGCACTGCTGCCCTTTAGTGCCTTCGCGCAGCCATTAAACACCACCAATGATCCGCACCAGCCGGGGTATGTGATCCCAAGCCAGCAGCGGATGCAGACGCAGATGCTCAACCAGCAGCAGCAACATCAAGGAATGCTGAAACAGCAGATGCAGACGCAAACCCAGCTGCAACAGCAACAATTACAGACGCAGATGAACAACAATTCCCAACGGGTAAGGCAGGCGCAGCCGGGGGAGCTCAATCCCGGCGGCCAGCAAGTGCTCCCCAACAACGGCCCCGGGATGCTCAGCGGGGGAACAACTAGCAGCGGTATGACGCAGCAACATATGCTGCCGCAAACGCAAAACGGCGACATGCTGCAAAGCACGTCGCCGTCGACAACACCTTAG
- the gntU gene encoding gluconate transporter yields MSTLTLVLTAVGSVLLLLFLVMKARMHAFVALMVVSIGAGLFSGMPLIKIAQTMEKGMGGTLGFLAIVVALGAMFGKILHETGAVDQIAVKMLHSFGHNRAHYAIGLAGLICALPLFFEVAIVLLISVAFSMARHTGTNLVKLVIPLFAGVAAAAAFLLPGPAPMLLASQMHADFGWMILIGLCAAIPGMLIAGPLWGNFISRHVELHIPDDISEPHLGEGKMPSFGFSLSLILLPLVLVGMKTIAARFVAEGSNLYDWLEFIGHPFTAILVACLVAIYGLAMRQGMPKDRVMEICGHALQPAGIILLVIGAGGVFKQVLVDSGVGPALGEALTGMGLPIAITCFVLAAAVRIIQGSATVACLTAVGLVMPVIEQLHFNGAQMAALSICIAGGSIVVSHVNDAGFWLYGRFTGATEAQTLKTWTMMETILGTTGAIIGMIAFSLLS; encoded by the coding sequence GTGAGTACATTAACGCTTGTTTTAACAGCAGTAGGTTCCGTTTTACTGCTGCTGTTTTTAGTAATGAAAGCGCGTATGCATGCTTTCGTTGCTTTAATGGTGGTTTCCATTGGTGCAGGGCTTTTTTCCGGGATGCCGTTGATTAAAATCGCGCAGACCATGGAAAAAGGCATGGGCGGTACGCTCGGCTTTCTGGCGATTGTGGTCGCGCTCGGCGCGATGTTCGGCAAAATCCTTCACGAGACCGGCGCGGTGGACCAAATCGCCGTCAAAATGCTCCACTCTTTCGGCCACAACCGCGCCCATTACGCGATTGGTCTGGCGGGGTTGATTTGTGCGCTGCCGCTGTTCTTTGAAGTCGCGATTGTGCTGCTGATTAGCGTGGCGTTTTCCATGGCGCGCCATACCGGCACCAACCTGGTGAAACTGGTGATTCCACTGTTCGCCGGCGTTGCGGCAGCCGCTGCGTTTCTGCTGCCGGGGCCTGCGCCGATGCTGCTGGCATCGCAGATGCACGCAGATTTCGGCTGGATGATCCTGATTGGCCTGTGCGCGGCGATTCCGGGCATGCTGATTGCCGGTCCGCTGTGGGGCAATTTTATCAGCCGCCATGTGGAGCTGCACATTCCTGATGATATTAGCGAGCCGCACCTGGGCGAAGGCAAAATGCCCTCGTTCGGTTTCAGCCTGTCGCTGATTTTGCTCCCGCTGGTGCTGGTGGGGATGAAAACCATCGCCGCGCGTTTTGTAGCCGAAGGCAGCAATTTGTACGACTGGCTGGAGTTTATCGGCCACCCGTTCACCGCGATCCTCGTTGCCTGTCTGGTGGCGATTTATGGCCTGGCGATGCGTCAGGGGATGCCGAAAGATCGCGTGATGGAAATCTGCGGTCACGCGCTACAACCGGCGGGCATTATCCTGCTGGTGATTGGTGCGGGCGGTGTGTTCAAGCAAGTGCTGGTGGACTCCGGCGTTGGCCCGGCACTGGGCGAAGCGCTGACCGGTATGGGCTTGCCTATCGCGATTACCTGTTTTGTGCTAGCCGCTGCGGTACGCATTATTCAGGGTTCTGCCACGGTTGCCTGCCTGACGGCTGTTGGCCTGGTCATGCCAGTTATTGAACAGCTGCACTTCAACGGCGCGCAGATGGCGGCACTCTCCATCTGCATCGCGGGCGGTTCGATTGTGGTAAGCCACGTCAACGACGCCGGTTTCTGGCTGTATGGCCGCTTCACCGGCGCAACCGAAGCGCAAACGCTGAAAACCTGGACCATGATGGAAACCATCCTTGGCACCACCGGTGCGATTATCGGGATGATCGCGTTTTCACTGTTGAGCTAA
- the ugpE gene encoding sn-glycerol-3-phosphate ABC transporter permease UgpE — protein sequence MIENRPGLTLFSHIMLILGIAVVLFPLYVAFVTATLDINAVYDTPMTLVPGTHLWENLRNIWVNGIGANSAPFWLMLTNSFIMAFVITVGKIAVSMLSAFAIVWFRFPLRNLFFWMIFCTLMLPVEVRIFPTVEVIANLKMLDSYTGLTLPLMASATATFLFRQFFMTLPDELMEAARIDGASPMRFFCDIVLPLSKTNLAALFVITFIYGWNQYLWPLLIISDVNLGTAVAGVKSMIASGESTTQWNQVMAAMLLTLIPPVVIVLAMQRAFVRGLVDSEK from the coding sequence ATGATTGAGAATCGCCCCGGGCTGACGTTATTCAGCCATATCATGCTTATTCTCGGGATTGCGGTGGTGCTGTTTCCACTGTATGTCGCTTTTGTAACGGCGACGCTGGATATCAACGCCGTTTACGACACGCCAATGACGCTTGTCCCCGGCACCCATTTGTGGGAGAACCTGCGCAACATCTGGGTCAACGGTATTGGCGCGAATAGCGCACCGTTTTGGTTGATGCTGACCAACAGCTTCATCATGGCGTTTGTCATCACCGTCGGCAAAATCGCCGTATCGATGCTCTCGGCCTTCGCCATTGTCTGGTTCCGCTTTCCGCTGCGTAACCTCTTCTTCTGGATGATTTTCTGCACGCTGATGCTGCCGGTTGAAGTGCGTATTTTCCCAACGGTGGAAGTGATAGCGAACCTGAAAATGCTCGACAGTTATACCGGTTTGACGCTGCCGCTAATGGCCTCTGCAACAGCAACGTTTTTGTTCCGCCAGTTCTTTATGACCTTGCCGGACGAGTTAATGGAAGCCGCGCGAATTGATGGCGCATCGCCAATGCGTTTTTTCTGCGACATCGTGTTGCCGCTGTCAAAAACCAACCTCGCGGCGCTGTTCGTCATCACCTTTATCTACGGCTGGAACCAGTATTTGTGGCCGCTTCTGATCATCAGCGACGTCAATCTTGGCACCGCCGTGGCGGGGGTAAAAAGCATGATTGCCAGCGGTGAAAGCACCACGCAATGGAACCAGGTCATGGCAGCTATGTTGCTGACGTTGATCCCCCCGGTCGTTATCGTTTTAGCCATGCAGCGCGCGTTTGTGCGTGGCCTGGTCGACAGTGAGAAGTAG
- the gntR gene encoding gluconate operon transcriptional repressor GntR — protein sequence MKKKRPVLQDVADRVGVTKMTVSRFLRNPEQVSVALRGKIAAALDELGYIPNRAPDILSNATSRAIGVLLPSLTNQVFAEVLRGIESVTDAHGYQTMLAHYGYKAEMEEERLESMLSWNIDGLILTERTHTPRTLKMIEVAGIPVVELMDSRSPCLDIAVGFDNFEAARQITTAIIARGHRRVAYLGARLDERTIIKQKGYEQAMLDAGLTPYSVMVEQSSSYTAGIELMRQARREYPQLDGIFCTNDDLAVGAAFECQRLGLKIPQDMAIAGFHGHDIGQVMEPRLASVLTPRERMGRIGAERLLARIRGESVTPKMLDLGFTLSPGGSI from the coding sequence ATGAAAAAGAAAAGACCCGTACTTCAGGATGTGGCCGATCGCGTTGGCGTGACCAAAATGACCGTTAGCCGATTTTTACGTAACCCGGAGCAAGTTTCCGTTGCGTTACGTGGCAAAATCGCGGCTGCACTTGATGAACTGGGTTACATTCCAAATCGGGCTCCCGATATTCTCTCCAACGCCACCAGCCGGGCGATTGGTGTGCTTCTCCCTTCTCTGACCAACCAGGTTTTTGCTGAAGTTTTACGCGGCATTGAAAGCGTGACCGACGCGCACGGGTATCAAACCATGCTGGCGCACTATGGCTACAAAGCCGAAATGGAAGAAGAGCGCCTGGAATCGATGCTCTCATGGAACATTGACGGCCTGATCCTTACCGAACGTACCCATACCCCGCGCACGCTGAAAATGATTGAAGTTGCTGGTATTCCGGTGGTGGAGTTAATGGACAGCCGCTCGCCTTGCCTCGATATCGCCGTTGGTTTTGATAACTTCGAAGCGGCGCGGCAGATAACGACTGCCATCATTGCGCGCGGCCACCGTCGTGTCGCTTATCTCGGCGCGCGCCTGGACGAACGTACTATCATCAAACAGAAGGGTTACGAGCAGGCGATGCTGGATGCGGGTTTAACGCCATACAGCGTGATGGTGGAACAATCCTCTTCTTACACCGCTGGCATTGAGCTGATGCGCCAGGCGCGCCGCGAGTACCCTCAGCTTGACGGAATTTTTTGTACTAACGATGACCTTGCCGTTGGCGCGGCGTTTGAGTGCCAGCGTCTGGGATTGAAAATTCCGCAGGATATGGCAATCGCCGGGTTCCACGGTCACGACATTGGCCAGGTAATGGAGCCGCGTCTGGCAAGCGTGCTTACGCCGCGTGAACGCATGGGGCGTATTGGCGCTGAACGCTTACTGGCGCGCATTCGTGGTGAGTCAGTTACGCCGAAAATGTTAGATTTAGGTTTCACTTTGTCACCGGGCGGATCTATTTAG
- a CDS encoding pirin family protein, with product MIFLRKANDRGHANHGWLDSWHTFSFANYYDPNFMGFSALRVINDDVIDAGQGFGTHPHKDMEILTYVLEGAVEHQDSMGNKEQVPAGEFQIMSAGTGVRHSEYNPSKTDRLRLYQIWIIPETNGITPRYEQRRFDAVQGKQLVLSPDARDGSLKVHQDMELYRWALQKDEQSVHQIAAERRVWIQVVKGEVTINGTKATTSDGLAIWDEQAISVHADSDSEILLFDLPPV from the coding sequence ATGATCTTCTTACGCAAAGCAAATGACCGTGGCCATGCAAATCATGGTTGGCTGGATTCCTGGCACACTTTCTCGTTTGCCAACTATTACGACCCAAATTTTATGGGTTTCTCGGCACTGCGGGTGATTAACGATGACGTTATCGATGCAGGCCAGGGCTTTGGAACTCACCCGCACAAAGACATGGAAATTCTGACGTATGTACTGGAAGGTGCCGTTGAACACCAGGACAGTATGGGCAACAAAGAGCAAGTTCCTGCGGGCGAGTTCCAGATTATGAGCGCCGGTACTGGGGTGCGTCACTCGGAATACAACCCGAGCAAAACCGACCGTCTGCGCCTGTATCAAATCTGGATCATTCCAGAAACTAATGGGATCACGCCGCGCTATGAACAGCGTCGCTTTGATGCGGTGCAGGGCAAACAGCTGGTACTGTCGCCGGATGCGCGTGATGGTTCGCTGAAAGTGCATCAGGATATGGAGCTTTACCGCTGGGCGCTGCAGAAAGACGAACAGTCTGTCCACCAGATCGCCGCCGAGCGCCGCGTGTGGATTCAGGTAGTTAAAGGCGAAGTCACCATCAACGGGACAAAAGCCACCACCAGTGATGGTCTGGCAATTTGGGATGAGCAGGCTATCTCGGTGCATGCCGATAGCGACAGTGAAATCCTGCTGTTCGATCTGCCGCCGGTATGA
- the yhhY gene encoding N-acetyltransferase, which yields MSEIVVRHAEARDAESLRQFYAQPEVYHNLLQLPHPPAELWEDRLKPQPGRRQLVACIDEQVAGNLTLMVEQNPRRSHVAIFGMAVSSAFQNRGVASALMREMINLCDNWLRIERIELTVFVDNAPALAVYRKFGFEIEGTGKRYALRNGEFVDSYFMARMKG from the coding sequence ATGAGTGAGATAGTGGTACGCCATGCCGAAGCGCGCGATGCAGAATCTTTACGTCAGTTTTATGCGCAACCCGAGGTGTACCATAACCTGCTACAGCTACCTCATCCCCCTGCTGAACTGTGGGAAGATCGCCTGAAGCCGCAACCCGGTCGCCGCCAGTTAGTCGCCTGTATTGACGAGCAAGTCGCCGGAAACCTGACGTTAATGGTGGAACAAAACCCGCGCCGCAGCCATGTGGCGATATTCGGCATGGCGGTTTCATCCGCCTTCCAGAACCGTGGCGTCGCCAGCGCGCTGATGCGTGAAATGATTAACCTGTGCGATAACTGGCTGCGCATTGAACGCATTGAGTTAACGGTATTTGTCGATAACGCCCCGGCGCTGGCGGTGTATCGCAAGTTTGGTTTTGAAATCGAAGGCACCGGTAAGCGCTATGCGCTGCGTAACGGCGAATTTGTTGATTCGTACTTTATGGCACGCATGAAAGGCTAA
- a CDS encoding YhgN family NAAT transporter produces the protein MTDIISATVLLILIMDPLGNLPIFMSVLKHTEPKRRRAIMIRELLIALLVMFIFLFAGEKILALLNLRAETVSISGGIILFLIAIKMIFPSESGSSSGLPAGEEPFIVPLAIPLVAGPTLLATLMLLSHQYPNQMSHLVIALLIAWGGTVAILLQSSLFLRLLGEKGVNALERLMGLILVMLATQMFLDGIRVWMKG, from the coding sequence ATGACTGATATCATTTCCGCCACCGTGTTGTTGATCCTGATTATGGATCCCCTGGGCAACCTGCCCATCTTTATGTCGGTACTGAAACACACCGAGCCGAAGCGCCGACGGGCGATCATGATCCGCGAGCTGCTCATTGCGCTGCTGGTGATGTTTATCTTCCTCTTCGCCGGGGAAAAAATCCTCGCGCTACTCAATTTACGCGCGGAGACGGTTTCTATCTCTGGCGGCATCATTCTGTTCCTGATTGCCATTAAGATGATTTTCCCCAGCGAATCCGGCAGCAGTTCTGGCCTGCCCGCTGGCGAAGAGCCGTTTATCGTCCCGCTGGCAATCCCGCTGGTGGCAGGCCCAACGCTGCTGGCAACGTTAATGCTGCTTTCCCATCAATATCCGAATCAAATGAGCCACCTGGTGATTGCGCTGCTGATTGCCTGGGGCGGCACGGTGGCGATTTTGTTGCAATCGTCGCTGTTTTTGCGCCTGCTCGGCGAGAAAGGGGTTAACGCACTGGAAAGGCTGATGGGGCTGATTCTGGTGATGCTCGCCACCCAGATGTTCCTGGATGGGATTCGGGTGTGGATGAAGGGGTAA
- a CDS encoding oxidoreductase, with the protein MTLHCAFIGFGKSTTRYHLPYILHRKDSWHVAHIFRRHPKPEEQHPQYQHIHFTSDIDDIFNDPQVKLVIVCTHADSHFDYAKRALEAGKNVLVEKPFTPTMAEAVTLFELAKSKGLTVTPYQNRRFDSCFLTTKKAIESGKLGNIVEIESHFDYFRPVAETKPGLPQDGSFYGLGVHTMDQIISLFGRPDHAAYDIRSLRNKANPDDTFEAQLFYGDLKAIVKTSHLVKIDYPKFIVHGTKGSFIKYGIDQQETSLKANIMPGEPGFAADDSKGVLEYVNAAGETVREEIAPETGDYGRVYDALYETLSNGAPNYVKESEVLTNLELLERAFEQASPATVTLAK; encoded by the coding sequence ATGACTCTACATTGCGCCTTTATCGGCTTTGGTAAAAGCACCACCCGTTATCACCTCCCTTATATTCTGCACCGCAAAGACAGCTGGCATGTGGCGCACATTTTTCGCCGCCATCCGAAGCCGGAAGAGCAGCATCCGCAGTATCAACATATTCACTTCACCAGCGATATTGACGACATCTTTAATGATCCGCAGGTAAAACTGGTGATCGTCTGTACCCATGCCGACAGCCATTTCGACTACGCGAAGCGCGCACTGGAAGCAGGGAAAAATGTGCTGGTGGAAAAACCGTTCACCCCAACAATGGCGGAAGCGGTCACGCTGTTTGAGCTGGCGAAAAGTAAAGGCCTGACGGTAACGCCGTATCAGAATCGCCGTTTTGACTCCTGCTTCCTCACTACCAAAAAGGCGATTGAAAGCGGAAAACTCGGCAACATCGTGGAAATCGAAAGCCATTTTGACTACTTCCGCCCGGTTGCGGAAACCAAGCCAGGTTTGCCGCAGGACGGCTCATTCTATGGCCTTGGCGTGCATACGATGGATCAAATCATTTCGCTGTTTGGCCGCCCGGATCACGCCGCATATGACATCCGTAGCCTGCGCAATAAAGCCAACCCGGACGATACTTTCGAAGCCCAGCTGTTTTACGGCGATTTAAAAGCCATCGTCAAAACCAGCCATCTGGTGAAGATTGATTACCCGAAATTTATCGTCCATGGCACCAAAGGGTCGTTTATTAAATACGGTATCGACCAGCAGGAAACCAGCCTGAAAGCCAATATCATGCCGGGCGAACCCGGTTTTGCCGCCGACGACAGCAAGGGCGTTCTGGAATATGTGAATGCGGCGGGTGAAACGGTGCGGGAAGAGATAGCCCCGGAAACTGGCGACTACGGACGCGTCTATGATGCGTTGTACGAAACGCTTTCAAACGGTGCGCCAAATTACGTCAAGGAATCTGAAGTTCTCACCAACCTTGAACTGCTGGAACGCGCCTTTGAACAGGCTTCTCCTGCCACGGTAACCCTCGCGAAATAA
- the ugpQ gene encoding glycerophosphodiester phosphodiesterase has product MSNWPYPHIVAHRGGGKLAPENTLAAIDVGARYGHTMIEFDAKLSKDGQIFLLHDDNLERTSNGWGVAGELAWNDLLKVDAGGWFSGEFKGEPLPLLSQVAERCRQHGMMANIEIKPTTGTGPLTGKVVALAAHELWAGMTPPLLSSFEIDALEAAQQAAPELPRGLLLDEWRDDWQALTERLGCVSIHLNHKLLDEARVRMLRDAGLRILVYTVNQPARAAELLRWGVDCICTDKIDDIGPHFQY; this is encoded by the coding sequence ATGAGCAACTGGCCATATCCCCACATTGTCGCCCATCGTGGCGGCGGTAAACTGGCACCAGAAAACACACTGGCCGCCATTGATGTTGGCGCGCGTTACGGGCATACGATGATCGAGTTCGATGCCAAACTGTCGAAAGATGGGCAGATTTTCCTGCTGCATGACGACAATCTGGAGCGTACCAGTAACGGCTGGGGTGTCGCGGGCGAACTGGCGTGGAACGATCTGCTAAAAGTGGATGCCGGTGGCTGGTTCAGCGGTGAATTCAAAGGCGAACCGCTGCCGCTGCTCTCCCAGGTGGCTGAGCGCTGCCGCCAGCACGGCATGATGGCGAATATCGAAATTAAACCGACCACCGGCACCGGGCCGCTGACCGGGAAAGTGGTGGCGCTGGCCGCGCACGAATTATGGGCCGGGATGACACCGCCGCTGCTTTCATCGTTTGAAATTGACGCGCTGGAAGCGGCGCAGCAAGCCGCGCCGGAACTGCCGCGCGGCTTGCTGCTCGATGAGTGGCGTGATGACTGGCAGGCGCTCACCGAGCGGCTGGGCTGCGTGTCGATCCATCTGAACCATAAACTGCTGGATGAAGCCCGCGTGCGTATGCTACGCGATGCGGGCTTGCGCATCCTGGTCTATACCGTCAATCAGCCCGCACGGGCGGCGGAACTGCTGCGCTGGGGCGTTGACTGCATCTGCACCGATAAAATCGACGATATCGGGCCGCACTTCCAGTACTAA
- the gntK gene encoding gluconokinase — MSTTNFDNHVYVLMGVSGSGKSAVASEVAHQLHAAFLDGDFLHPRSNITKMASGEPLNDDDRKPWLQALNDAAFAMQRTNKVSLIVCSALKKHYRDQLRDGNPNLSFIYLKGDFDVIESRLKARKGHFFKTQMLVTQFEALQEPGADEPDVLVVDIDQPLDGVVASTIAVINEGSAK, encoded by the coding sequence TTGAGCACGACTAACTTTGACAACCATGTCTACGTTCTGATGGGCGTTTCAGGCAGTGGTAAATCCGCTGTCGCCAGCGAAGTGGCGCATCAGTTACATGCCGCGTTTCTCGACGGCGATTTCCTCCATCCGCGCAGCAACATCACCAAAATGGCGTCCGGTGAACCGCTGAACGACGATGACCGCAAACCATGGCTGCAGGCGCTGAACGACGCCGCTTTCGCCATGCAGCGCACCAACAAAGTGTCGCTGATTGTTTGCTCGGCGCTGAAAAAACACTATCGCGACCAGCTGCGCGACGGCAATCCAAACCTCTCTTTTATCTATCTGAAAGGCGATTTCGACGTCATTGAAAGCCGTCTGAAAGCGCGTAAAGGGCACTTCTTCAAAACGCAGATGCTGGTCACTCAATTTGAAGCGCTGCAAGAACCAGGCGCGGATGAGCCGGATGTTCTGGTTGTGGATATTGACCAGCCGCTGGATGGTGTTGTTGCCAGCACAATTGCAGTTATCAATGAAGGCAGTGCTAAGTGA
- the ggt gene encoding gamma-glutamyltransferase, with amino-acid sequence MMKQKFARWLAIAALMAGGCFGVAAAPPEGQATAPPPVSYGVEADVFHPVVAKQGMVASVDETATRVGVDILKQGGNAVDAAVAVGYALAVTHPQAGNLGGGGFMLIRSKEGNVTAIDFREMAPAGATRDMFLDDQGNPDSKKSLTSHLASGTPGTVAGFSLALEKYGTLPLNKVVQPAIKLAKQGFVVNDALAGDLKTYGSEVLPNHETSKAIFWKDGEPLKKGDKLVQSNLGKSLEMIAEKGPDAFYKGAIAEQIAQQMSKNGGLITKEDLANYKAVERTPISGSYRGYEVYSMPPPSSGGIHIVEILNILENFDLAKYGFGSADAMQVMTEAEKYAYADRSEYLGDPDFVKVPWQALTNKEYAKSIAAQIDVNKARPSSQIRPGKLEPYESNQTTHYSVVDKDGNAVAVTYTLNTVFGTGIVAGNTGILLNNEMDDFSAKPGVPNVYGLVGGDANAIGPGKRPLSSMSPTIVLKDGKTWLVTGSPGGSRIITTVLQMVVNSIDFGMNVAEATNAPRFHHQWLPDELRVEKGFSPDTLKLLEQKGQKVSVKEAMGSTQSIMVGPDGTLYGASDPRSVDDLTAGY; translated from the coding sequence ATGATGAAACAGAAGTTTGCGCGTTGGCTGGCGATTGCCGCGCTGATGGCGGGAGGATGTTTTGGCGTTGCGGCGGCGCCGCCAGAAGGGCAGGCAACCGCGCCGCCTCCTGTGTCTTACGGGGTTGAAGCCGATGTCTTCCATCCGGTGGTGGCGAAACAGGGCATGGTTGCCTCGGTGGATGAAACCGCCACGCGCGTCGGTGTCGATATTCTCAAGCAGGGCGGTAACGCGGTGGATGCGGCGGTGGCAGTTGGTTACGCGCTGGCGGTCACGCACCCGCAGGCTGGTAATCTTGGCGGTGGCGGCTTCATGCTGATTCGCAGCAAAGAAGGGAACGTTACGGCGATTGATTTCCGTGAAATGGCACCCGCTGGCGCGACACGCGATATGTTTCTCGACGATCAGGGCAACCCGGACAGTAAAAAATCTCTGACTTCCCATCTGGCGTCCGGCACACCCGGCACCGTTGCGGGGTTCTCGCTGGCGCTGGAAAAGTACGGCACGCTGCCGCTGAACAAAGTGGTGCAGCCAGCCATCAAGCTGGCAAAACAGGGCTTTGTGGTGAACGATGCGCTGGCGGGCGATTTGAAAACCTATGGCAGTGAAGTGTTGCCCAACCACGAAACCAGCAAAGCCATTTTCTGGAAAGACGGCGAGCCGCTGAAAAAGGGCGACAAGCTGGTGCAAAGCAATCTCGGCAAAAGTCTGGAGATGATTGCGGAGAAAGGCCCGGACGCCTTTTACAAAGGCGCGATTGCTGAGCAAATCGCCCAGCAGATGAGCAAAAATGGTGGGCTTATTACCAAAGAGGATTTAGCCAACTACAAAGCCGTGGAGCGCACGCCGATAAGCGGCAGCTATCGCGGTTACGAGGTTTACTCCATGCCACCGCCCTCTTCAGGCGGAATTCATATCGTGGAAATCCTCAATATCCTGGAAAACTTCGATCTGGCGAAGTACGGCTTTGGCAGCGCGGATGCGATGCAGGTGATGACCGAGGCGGAGAAATATGCCTATGCCGACCGTTCGGAATATCTGGGCGACCCGGACTTTGTCAAAGTGCCGTGGCAGGCGTTAACCAACAAAGAGTACGCCAAATCGATTGCCGCGCAGATTGATGTCAACAAAGCGCGCCCCTCCAGCCAGATCCGCCCCGGCAAGCTGGAACCTTACGAAAGTAACCAAACCACGCACTACTCAGTGGTGGATAAAGACGGCAATGCGGTTGCGGTCACTTATACGCTGAATACGGTATTCGGCACCGGGATTGTTGCTGGCAACACCGGCATTCTGCTGAATAATGAAATGGATGATTTCTCTGCCAAACCGGGCGTGCCGAATGTCTACGGGCTGGTAGGCGGCGATGCGAATGCGATTGGGCCGGGCAAACGTCCGCTCTCTTCAATGTCGCCAACCATTGTGCTGAAAGATGGCAAAACCTGGCTGGTAACCGGCAGCCCCGGCGGCAGCCGAATTATCACCACGGTGCTACAAATGGTGGTGAATAGCATCGATTTTGGTATGAACGTTGCCGAAGCTACTAATGCGCCGCGTTTTCATCATCAATGGCTGCCGGATGAACTGCGCGTCGAGAAAGGCTTTAGCCCGGACACGCTAAAACTGCTTGAGCAGAAAGGGCAAAAAGTGTCGGTGAAGGAAGCGATGGGCAGTACGCAGAGCATTATGGTCGGGCCGGACGGTACGCTGTATGGCGCGTCGGATCCGCGTTCAGTAGATGATTTAACCGCCGGATACTGA
- a CDS encoding sn-glycerol-3-phosphate import ATP-binding protein UgpC, with translation MAGLKLQAVTKSWDSGKTQVIQPLTLDVADGEFIVMVGPSGCGKSTLLRMVAGLERVTSGDIWIDTQRVTEMEPKDRGIAMVFQNYALYPHMSVEENMAWGLKIRGMGKEHIAGRVAEAARILELEGLLKRRPRELSGGQRQRVAMGRAIVRDPAVFLFDEPLSNLDAKLRVQMRLELQQLHRRLNTTSLYVTHDQVEAMTLAQRVLVMNKGVAEQIGTPVEVYEKPASRFVASFIGSPAMNLLDGRISSAGTHFELESGMALPINWYYRGYAGRKMTLGIRPEHIALSSQAAGGVPLVMDTLEILGADNLAHGRWGEQKLVVRLSHQDRPTAGSTLWLHLPENHLHLFDGETGQRV, from the coding sequence ATGGCAGGATTAAAATTACAAGCGGTCACCAAGAGTTGGGACAGCGGCAAAACCCAGGTGATTCAGCCGCTGACGCTGGATGTCGCCGATGGCGAGTTTATTGTGATGGTTGGCCCCTCTGGCTGCGGTAAATCAACGCTGCTGCGTATGGTCGCAGGTCTGGAGCGCGTAACCAGCGGGGATATCTGGATTGATACTCAGCGCGTTACCGAGATGGAACCCAAAGATCGCGGTATCGCGATGGTGTTCCAGAACTATGCGCTCTACCCGCACATGAGTGTGGAAGAGAACATGGCGTGGGGACTGAAAATTCGCGGCATGGGCAAAGAGCATATCGCCGGGCGTGTCGCGGAAGCGGCGCGTATTCTTGAATTAGAGGGCCTGTTAAAACGCCGCCCGCGCGAACTCTCTGGCGGCCAGCGCCAGCGTGTGGCGATGGGCCGTGCGATTGTCCGCGATCCGGCGGTGTTTCTCTTCGATGAACCGCTTTCCAACCTTGACGCCAAGCTGCGTGTGCAAATGCGCCTTGAGCTGCAACAACTGCATCGTCGTCTGAACACCACTTCGCTGTATGTTACTCACGATCAGGTGGAAGCCATGACGCTGGCGCAGCGCGTGCTGGTGATGAATAAAGGCGTGGCGGAGCAAATCGGTACGCCGGTTGAGGTGTATGAAAAACCCGCCAGCCGCTTTGTGGCGAGCTTTATCGGTAGCCCGGCGATGAACCTGCTTGATGGTCGTATCAGCAGCGCTGGGACGCACTTTGAGCTGGAGAGCGGCATGGCGCTGCCGATCAACTGGTACTATCGCGGGTATGCAGGCCGCAAGATGACGCTGGGTATCCGCCCGGAACATATTGCGCTAAGCTCACAGGCCGCAGGCGGTGTACCGCTGGTGATGGACACGCTGGAGATCCTTGGCGCGGATAACTTAGCGCATGGTCGCTGGGGCGAACAGAAACTGGTAGTGCGTTTGTCGCATCAGGATCGTCCGACGGCGGGCAGCACGTTGTGGCTCCATCTGCCGGAAAATCACCTGCACTTATTTGATGGCGAAACAGGACAACGAGTATGA